One Erythrobacter aureus DNA segment encodes these proteins:
- a CDS encoding formimidoylglutamate deiminase — protein MGSIISARQVLTPSGWLADHAIHVDEAGVIAEVSPRGFNAAAAVGTALPGMANVHTHSFQRAMAGLAEARGPAGADDFWTWRQVMYRFLDILAPDHMEAIAALVQLEMAEAGYTASAEFHYLHHQVGGGHFDNLAETSQRIFAASKSSGIGLTHLPVLYTHGGLDGRPLKDGQLRFGSSAAAFEALYTRISGCARDMPADFRLGVAPHSLRAVDREGLEMCLALCPDGPFHIHAAEQVKEVEEVEAHLGARPVRWLLDNLPVDKRWCLIHATHLNARETSDLAASDAVAGLCPTTEANLGDGIFPAQAYLTAKGRLGIGSDSNIRISVAEELRMLELSQRLAHRQRAVLTDDITRSNGRYLYERAARGGAQAIGRNAGSIETGKLADVVALRDDLPFLDWPEADQRLDAWIFGVEARAVSDVWAAGRHIVQDGEHRRAPEIRSRFARTIRELGAAL, from the coding sequence ATGGGAAGCATAATTTCCGCACGACAGGTCCTCACACCCTCGGGCTGGCTCGCCGATCACGCAATCCATGTGGACGAAGCAGGGGTCATCGCCGAAGTCTCGCCTCGCGGCTTCAACGCAGCCGCGGCGGTCGGCACTGCACTGCCCGGTATGGCCAATGTCCACACCCACAGTTTCCAGCGCGCGATGGCCGGACTGGCCGAAGCCCGCGGCCCCGCCGGGGCCGACGATTTCTGGACGTGGCGGCAAGTCATGTATCGCTTCCTCGACATCCTTGCGCCCGATCATATGGAGGCGATCGCCGCACTGGTGCAGCTCGAAATGGCGGAAGCAGGCTACACCGCTTCGGCAGAGTTTCATTACCTCCATCACCAGGTGGGCGGCGGACATTTCGACAATCTGGCCGAGACTTCGCAGCGCATCTTCGCCGCGAGTAAGAGCAGCGGGATCGGCCTGACTCATCTTCCCGTGCTCTATACCCATGGCGGGCTCGACGGACGCCCGCTTAAGGACGGTCAGTTGCGCTTCGGCAGTTCGGCTGCGGCGTTCGAGGCGCTTTACACGCGGATTTCGGGATGCGCCCGCGATATGCCAGCCGACTTCCGGCTCGGCGTGGCCCCGCATTCGCTGCGTGCGGTGGACCGCGAGGGACTCGAGATGTGCCTGGCGCTGTGCCCAGACGGCCCTTTTCATATCCACGCCGCCGAACAGGTAAAGGAAGTCGAAGAGGTTGAGGCCCATCTCGGCGCGCGCCCGGTGCGCTGGCTGCTCGACAACCTGCCCGTCGACAAGCGCTGGTGCCTCATCCATGCAACACATCTCAATGCCCGTGAAACATCCGATCTCGCGGCATCCGATGCAGTGGCGGGCCTGTGTCCGACCACCGAGGCGAATCTCGGCGACGGTATCTTCCCCGCGCAAGCTTATCTCACCGCGAAGGGGCGCCTCGGAATTGGTTCCGATTCGAACATCCGGATCTCGGTCGCAGAAGAGTTGCGCATGCTTGAACTCTCGCAGCGTCTGGCCCATCGCCAACGCGCCGTGCTGACCGACGATATCACCCGATCCAATGGTCGCTATCTCTATGAACGCGCCGCACGCGGCGGCGCGCAAGCGATCGGACGCAATGCGGGATCGATCGAGACAGGCAAGCTCGCCGATGTCGTGGCACTGCGCGACGATCTGCCCTTCCTCGACTGGCCCGAGGCGGACCAGCGGCTCGATGCGTGGATCTTCGGAGTTGAGGCGCGCGCGGTCAGCGATGTTTGGGCGGCGGGTCGGCATATCGTTCAAGACGGCGAACATCGTCGCGCTCCCGAAATCCGATCCCGTTTTGCCCGCACGATCCGCGAGCTTGGCGCAGCCCTGTGA